A window of Mucilaginibacter paludis DSM 18603 contains these coding sequences:
- a CDS encoding transporter family protein yields MKKYIILLFFSVITFPVLACDICGCGVGSYYLGILPEYQKRFIGIRYQHKTLTTHLGPFGERTPITSDETYQSMEVWGGWNIGKKFRVLAFLPYNFNDRVAQTGNGSKTGLGDVAVMGYYNLFSHRSVISDKLLVQSLWVGAGIKLPTGKYEPGERLRVSESPNNFQLGTASTDFTLNAAYDVRLMDFGINVNANYKINTNNKYDYRYGNKLTANALAYYKIRIFNKVTVAPNAGVLYETSQQDVERNKYAVDVSGGHVVSLVGGLEANFSRFSAGANYQDIASQQLANNRVKAGNRLMVHFAVAF; encoded by the coding sequence ATGAAAAAATACATTATCCTTCTTTTCTTTTCGGTCATCACCTTCCCGGTGCTGGCTTGCGATATTTGCGGATGCGGCGTAGGCAGTTATTACCTCGGTATCCTGCCGGAGTACCAGAAACGTTTTATCGGCATACGATACCAGCATAAAACGCTGACGACCCACCTCGGCCCGTTCGGAGAACGCACGCCGATCACTTCTGACGAAACTTACCAAAGCATGGAGGTTTGGGGCGGCTGGAACATCGGGAAAAAGTTCCGGGTGTTGGCTTTTTTACCTTATAATTTCAACGACCGGGTAGCACAGACGGGGAACGGCTCCAAAACAGGTTTGGGCGATGTCGCGGTGATGGGTTATTACAACCTGTTCAGCCACCGCTCCGTGATCAGCGATAAACTGCTGGTACAGTCGCTTTGGGTGGGTGCCGGTATTAAATTGCCTACCGGCAAATACGAACCCGGTGAACGCTTGCGCGTATCTGAATCGCCCAATAACTTTCAGCTGGGTACGGCCAGTACCGATTTTACGCTGAACGCGGCTTATGATGTACGGTTAATGGATTTTGGCATCAATGTGAACGCCAACTATAAGATCAATACCAATAACAAATATGATTATCGCTACGGCAACAAGTTGACGGCAAATGCGCTGGCCTACTACAAGATCCGGATTTTTAACAAGGTAACGGTAGCGCCTAATGCAGGGGTGCTTTACGAAACCTCGCAACAGGATGTGGAGCGTAACAAGTATGCTGTAGATGTTTCAGGTGGCCATGTGGTATCGCTCGTCGGCGGCCTGGAAGCAAACTTCAGCCGCTTTTCAGCGGGTGCCAACTACCAGGACATTGCTTCCCAGCAACTGGCCAATAACCGCGTTAAAGCAGGTAACCGCCTGATGGTGCATTTCGCGGTAGCCTTTTAA
- a CDS encoding cytochrome-c peroxidase, protein MKKRAFWVVIGGFCLLMYACKKEDQIKEAVSTFLGFQKPANFPEPVYKLENNKVTEAGFLLGRSLFYEPRLSRNNTISCGSCHIQSSGFTQHGHDVSHGIDDLLGTRNSPPIMNLAWNSAFMWGGGIYDLDLQPIAPITTHVEMDETLDNVMAKLRLVAKYPTMFKAAFGTEEINTARFMKALSQFMVMCISANSKYDKVMRKEAGQSFTADEQAGYALFQAKCSSCHKEPLFTDGSFRNNGLAPSPINDLGLYTATLQETDRYKFKVPSLRNLTYTAPYMHDGRFLTLNGVFDHYNDEVQQTANLDPLLQLNGKPGISLTADDRVKLTAFLKTLDDADFVTRKDLAEQ, encoded by the coding sequence ATGAAAAAAAGAGCATTTTGGGTGGTGATAGGAGGTTTTTGTTTGCTGATGTATGCCTGTAAAAAGGAAGATCAGATTAAGGAAGCGGTCAGCACATTCCTGGGTTTTCAAAAACCGGCCAACTTTCCCGAACCCGTCTACAAACTGGAGAACAATAAAGTAACCGAAGCAGGTTTCCTTTTGGGGCGTTCCTTGTTTTATGAGCCCCGGCTGTCGCGCAATAACACCATTTCCTGTGGTTCCTGCCATATCCAGTCCTCGGGCTTTACGCAACACGGGCATGATGTGAGCCACGGTATAGACGACCTTTTAGGTACGCGTAACTCGCCGCCCATTATGAACCTGGCCTGGAACAGTGCCTTTATGTGGGGAGGCGGTATTTATGATCTGGATTTGCAACCTATAGCACCCATCACTACGCATGTGGAGATGGATGAGACCTTGGATAATGTAATGGCTAAACTCCGGCTGGTAGCCAAGTACCCGACGATGTTCAAAGCCGCCTTCGGTACGGAGGAGATCAATACAGCTCGTTTCATGAAAGCACTTTCACAATTTATGGTGATGTGTATCAGCGCTAATTCCAAATACGACAAAGTAATGCGCAAGGAAGCCGGGCAAAGCTTTACGGCAGATGAGCAGGCAGGATACGCGCTGTTTCAGGCTAAATGTAGTAGCTGCCACAAAGAGCCCCTGTTCACGGATGGCTCATTCCGTAATAACGGATTGGCACCATCACCTATCAACGACCTGGGTTTGTACACTGCTACCTTGCAGGAGACGGATCGTTATAAGTTTAAAGTACCCAGTTTGCGCAACCTAACTTATACCGCGCCTTATATGCATGATGGCCGGTTCCTGACGCTTAACGGCGTATTTGATCATTATAACGACGAAGTACAGCAAACGGCTAATCTCGACCCTTTATTACAACTGAACGGCAAGCCCGGCATCAGCCTGACCGCCGATGACCGCGTTAAGCTGACTGCCTTTCTTAAAACCCTGGATGATGCGGATTTTGTTACCCGCAAAGACCTGGCTGAACAATAA
- a CDS encoding MbnP family protein: MKTFKFLTPYLAAGSLALLLLSGCSKKADVAPNYNEDDLAPFSVEFDNIVGEKTLAFNNTASPYTNAAGEKFTVSLVQYFISNIKVSKADGTTYTVKQDSSYFLIKGADRATRFAKVKVPEGDYTKLTFTLGVDSLRSTMDISKRTGVLDPAAGMDDGMYWGWNAGYIFFKLEGNSNVISDDVNGDPTGKKQFKYHIGGFGGYSAPTINNIKTVTLDLTTGGIAKVRKDRQSNVHLFVDLMKVFNGKNSFSIASHPNVMFSDYSVNIAGNLTELFRHDHTEN, from the coding sequence ATGAAGACATTTAAATTTCTAACTCCATATTTAGCGGCAGGCAGTTTGGCCTTGCTGCTGCTTTCCGGCTGCTCTAAAAAGGCCGATGTAGCACCAAATTACAACGAAGATGATCTCGCTCCGTTCTCGGTGGAGTTTGATAACATTGTCGGGGAAAAAACACTGGCCTTTAATAATACAGCCAGCCCATACACCAATGCGGCGGGCGAAAAATTCACCGTTTCCCTCGTTCAGTATTTTATCAGCAACATCAAGGTAAGTAAAGCCGATGGTACTACCTATACCGTTAAACAGGATAGCAGTTACTTTCTGATTAAAGGCGCTGACCGCGCTACGCGCTTTGCCAAAGTGAAAGTGCCGGAAGGCGATTACACCAAATTAACTTTCACTTTAGGTGTAGACAGCCTGCGCAGCACGATGGATATCAGCAAGCGCACGGGCGTATTAGACCCTGCTGCTGGCATGGACGACGGAATGTACTGGGGCTGGAATGCCGGGTACATCTTCTTTAAACTGGAAGGCAACTCCAATGTGATCTCTGATGATGTTAACGGCGACCCAACCGGCAAAAAGCAATTCAAATACCATATCGGCGGCTTCGGGGGCTATTCCGCCCCAACGATCAATAATATCAAAACGGTCACCCTCGACCTAACTACCGGCGGCATCGCCAAAGTCCGTAAGGACCGCCAGAGCAATGTGCACCTGTTTGTCGATCTGATGAAAGTTTTTAACGGTAAAAACAGCTTCAGTATCGCTTCACACCCCAACGTCATGTTCAGCGATTACAGCGTCAATATTGCCGGAAACCTGACGGAATTGTTCCGCCACGACCATACAGAAAACTAA
- a CDS encoding cytochrome-c peroxidase — translation MAGLNAYPRFAAMLFLTGWLVTSSCKKDGAAGTVPVVALHPAELSVPANFPAVKSDPDNPLTQEGIALGRMLFYDTRLSGLNRLSCASCHRQDIAFSDGVALNNIGESGNTLPRHAPALINLIWANNGLFWDGGSTNLESQAFGPLTSVDEMHQNLSELEAELKQVPEYVQQFKTVFNGEVKSASIVKALAQFERTLISGNSRYDRFIRKENGVQLSDQEQQGLALVNSKCRSCHAGELFTDNGYHNNGIDNDFSNDALERIYMGRFRITNNQADLGKFKTPTLRNILLTAPYMHDGRFKTIDEVLAHYHNDIRISATTDPLLYQNGGQAGIPMTDQEMKAIKAFLAALTDTDFVQNPKLSKPNL, via the coding sequence ATGGCAGGCTTAAACGCATATCCGCGTTTTGCCGCTATGCTTTTTTTAACCGGATGGCTGGTAACCTCGTCTTGTAAAAAAGACGGGGCTGCCGGTACCGTTCCGGTCGTTGCGCTGCATCCGGCTGAACTCTCCGTTCCCGCTAATTTTCCGGCGGTGAAGAGTGACCCGGATAACCCGTTAACGCAAGAAGGCATCGCCCTGGGCAGAATGTTATTTTATGATACCCGTCTTTCGGGCCTCAACAGGCTTTCCTGTGCATCGTGCCACCGGCAGGATATCGCTTTTAGCGATGGTGTAGCGCTCAACAATATCGGCGAGTCAGGGAATACCCTGCCGCGCCATGCACCGGCACTCATTAACCTGATCTGGGCTAATAACGGCCTGTTTTGGGACGGTGGTTCAACCAACCTGGAATCGCAGGCCTTCGGCCCCCTGACCAGCGTAGATGAAATGCACCAGAACCTGAGCGAGCTGGAAGCGGAATTGAAGCAGGTGCCCGAATATGTGCAGCAATTTAAAACGGTATTCAACGGCGAGGTCAAGTCGGCCTCCATTGTCAAAGCCCTGGCGCAATTTGAACGGACGCTCATTTCAGGCAACAGCAGGTATGACCGCTTTATACGCAAAGAAAACGGTGTGCAATTATCAGATCAGGAACAACAGGGGCTGGCACTGGTCAACAGTAAATGCAGGAGCTGCCACGCGGGTGAATTATTCACTGATAACGGCTATCATAACAATGGGATCGACAACGATTTCAGCAATGATGCGCTGGAGCGGATCTATATGGGGCGCTTCCGTATAACCAATAACCAGGCAGATCTGGGCAAATTTAAAACGCCTACGCTACGTAATATCCTGCTGACCGCGCCTTATATGCACGATGGCCGCTTTAAAACTATCGATGAGGTGCTGGCGCATTATCATAACGATATCAGGATTTCAGCCACCACCGATCCGCTGCTTTATCAAAACGGCGGCCAGGCAGGCATCCCCATGACTGATCAGGAGATGAAAGCCATCAAAGCATTCCTAGCCGCACTGACGGACACAGACTTTGTCCAAAACCCGAAACTTAGTAAACCCAATTTATGA
- a CDS encoding MbnP family protein has translation MKKILSILSLSAILFAACTKNNDVQPVETAGKATITFDAVVGTSDFALNKDFTANGKTWNFTQLRYWVSNVVLVKASGEEYAVPNSYYLLEENNAAETNSAYTYPANKREDVKLTDIPAGDYKSIKFSVGVDTKYNSNLSLQAGELSQLNGMTNVSWMWATTYIFSSLKGKVTDGATSKTMVVETGLDANYKTVTLALPSTLHIGSSKSSTILLNADVTKVTDGIDVMTTPTVGASQATAMAAVATNYGTKVFTVKSVN, from the coding sequence ATGAAAAAAATTCTATCGATACTATCGTTATCTGCTATACTATTCGCTGCTTGTACCAAAAACAACGATGTTCAACCTGTGGAAACGGCAGGTAAAGCGACCATCACTTTTGATGCTGTAGTCGGCACCTCCGATTTTGCGTTAAATAAAGATTTTACTGCAAACGGCAAGACCTGGAACTTTACCCAGTTAAGGTACTGGGTAAGCAATGTGGTATTGGTTAAAGCTAGCGGCGAAGAATATGCCGTACCTAATTCTTACTATTTGTTAGAAGAGAACAATGCCGCCGAAACCAATAGCGCCTATACTTATCCGGCTAACAAACGCGAAGACGTGAAACTGACTGATATTCCGGCGGGTGATTACAAATCCATTAAATTTTCAGTGGGTGTTGACACCAAATACAACAGCAACCTGAGCCTTCAGGCGGGTGAACTGTCCCAACTGAACGGCATGACCAATGTTTCCTGGATGTGGGCCACTACCTATATTTTCTCTTCCCTGAAGGGTAAAGTAACTGACGGCGCAACTTCAAAAACGATGGTTGTTGAAACCGGTCTGGATGCCAATTACAAAACGGTTACGTTGGCTTTACCGTCTACCTTGCATATCGGTTCAAGCAAATCGTCAACCATTTTGTTAAACGCGGATGTAACCAAAGTAACCGACGGTATAGACGTAATGACCACGCCTACAGTTGGCGCATCTCAGGCAACAGCAATGGCTGCTGTCGCAACCAACTATGGCACTAAAGTATTTACAGTAAAGTCTGTTAACTAA
- a CDS encoding helix-turn-helix domain-containing protein produces the protein MYYYYNFPNHLLTGMVSDLDKGILIQFGKRLKYLRQSKNLTYRKMALLCNVEYADIQRYETGKVNITLLSLGELAKALEVDPQELLNFKETLPDLKT, from the coding sequence ATGTATTATTATTACAATTTCCCTAATCATTTATTAACAGGAATGGTTAGCGATTTGGATAAAGGAATTTTAATACAATTTGGGAAACGTCTTAAATATTTAAGGCAATCTAAAAATCTGACTTATCGTAAAATGGCCTTATTATGCAATGTGGAATATGCCGACATACAACGGTATGAAACCGGAAAGGTAAATATTACTTTGCTTTCGCTTGGAGAATTGGCCAAAGCTTTAGAGGTTGATCCGCAAGAATTATTAAATTTTAAAGAAACATTACCTGATTTGAAAACATAG